A window of the Gemmatirosa kalamazoonensis genome harbors these coding sequences:
- a CDS encoding enoyl-CoA hydratase/isomerase family protein yields MTIPLRVDTEPNGVRTITLDRPDRLNAVNPALADALPLALDDAAADDAVRVVVVTGAGRGFCAGLDLRDPAMGSDRSLPERLDPLHWVGRWVLAVRGCEKPVIAAVNGPAVGAGFGLALACDLRLVAAGATMAAGYVRRGLSPDAGVSYFLPRHVGSARAADILFTGRDVSADEAERIGLALVIPAERFAEDVAAYAARVAAASPVALALTKRLLTGSPDTPLAAHLRDEVAHIKTCLATPEVQRAMAEFRARG; encoded by the coding sequence ATGACCATCCCTCTCCGGGTCGATACGGAGCCGAACGGCGTTCGCACGATCACCCTCGATCGGCCCGACCGGCTGAACGCCGTGAACCCCGCGCTCGCCGACGCGCTCCCGCTCGCCCTCGACGACGCGGCGGCCGACGACGCGGTCCGCGTGGTCGTCGTCACCGGGGCCGGCCGCGGCTTCTGCGCGGGGCTCGATCTGCGTGACCCTGCCATGGGCAGCGACCGGTCGCTCCCCGAACGGCTCGACCCGCTGCACTGGGTCGGCCGGTGGGTGCTCGCGGTGCGCGGCTGCGAGAAGCCGGTGATCGCCGCCGTGAACGGCCCCGCGGTCGGTGCCGGCTTCGGCCTCGCGCTCGCCTGCGACCTGCGGCTCGTCGCCGCGGGCGCGACGATGGCCGCCGGCTACGTGCGGCGCGGCCTCAGCCCGGACGCCGGCGTGTCGTACTTCCTGCCGCGCCACGTCGGCTCGGCGCGCGCGGCGGACATCCTGTTCACCGGCCGCGACGTGAGCGCCGACGAGGCCGAGCGCATCGGGCTCGCGCTCGTGATACCCGCCGAGCGGTTCGCCGAGGACGTCGCCGCGTATGCCGCCCGGGTCGCCGCCGCGTCGCCGGTCGCGCTCGCGCTCACCAAGCGCCTGCTCACCGGGAGTCCCGACACGCCGCTCGCCGCGCACCTGCGCGACGAGGTCGCGCACATCAAGACGTGCCTGGCGACTCCCGAGGTGCAGCGCGCCATGGCGGAGTTCCGCGCCAGGGGCTGA
- a CDS encoding carboxypeptidase-like regulatory domain-containing protein: MRARRDAVVAASLAVAALAARDAGAQQPALGAVYGVVYDSLGHGPLARAYVQIVRADDLDGGRTVAADAAGAFRIDSLGPGRYLVGFFHPLLDLLRVEATPRVVDLGAGDGAVRVDLGVPDLARVRPVVCGSPQASTDSSGLLAGRVRDAVDGAPVPNATVVLTWSEVSVGARGLRTEHRRVPITTGRGGSFVLCGVPSGEELVASAAVPGRASGEVALELPPRGFVVRDLLLGDTASAARGTARLTGTVRDSDGRPVRGARAFVWGAAASATVDANGAFTLGGLPAGTRTLELRAIGFAARRVAVDLSTDRTGSVDVRMERTAVALGPVTVFGTPSRQSPLLTEFLDRQRHNAFGRFLTAADLDRAKPTVLSAALRDVPGLQITPDGHLGNMILGRGKLGSGTCQALLFLDGMPVPPGDRIDDFVDPQQVAGIEVYADPAYAPPQYASGRLTSCSIVLIWSRH; encoded by the coding sequence ATGCGCGCTCGGCGTGACGCCGTGGTCGCCGCCTCCCTCGCCGTCGCCGCGCTCGCAGCCCGCGACGCCGGCGCGCAGCAGCCCGCGCTCGGCGCGGTGTACGGCGTGGTGTACGACTCGCTCGGCCACGGACCGCTCGCACGGGCCTACGTCCAGATCGTGCGCGCGGACGACCTGGACGGGGGCCGGACGGTGGCCGCAGACGCCGCCGGCGCGTTCCGGATCGACTCGCTCGGGCCTGGCCGCTACCTCGTCGGCTTCTTTCACCCGCTGCTCGACCTGTTGCGGGTCGAGGCCACGCCGCGGGTCGTCGACCTCGGGGCCGGGGACGGCGCGGTCCGCGTCGATCTCGGCGTGCCGGACCTCGCGCGCGTGCGGCCGGTCGTGTGCGGGAGCCCGCAGGCGTCGACCGACTCGTCCGGCCTGCTCGCCGGCCGCGTGCGCGACGCGGTCGACGGAGCGCCCGTGCCGAACGCCACGGTCGTCCTCACCTGGTCGGAGGTGTCGGTCGGTGCCCGCGGGCTGCGCACGGAGCACCGCCGCGTACCGATCACCACCGGTCGGGGCGGCAGCTTCGTGCTGTGCGGCGTCCCGTCCGGCGAGGAGCTCGTCGCGTCCGCGGCGGTCCCGGGTCGCGCGAGCGGCGAGGTCGCGCTGGAGCTGCCCCCGCGGGGATTCGTCGTGCGCGACCTCCTCCTCGGCGACACGGCGTCCGCGGCGCGCGGTACCGCGCGTCTCACCGGGACCGTGCGCGATTCGGACGGCCGCCCCGTGCGCGGGGCCCGGGCCTTCGTCTGGGGCGCGGCGGCGTCGGCCACCGTCGACGCGAACGGGGCGTTCACGCTCGGCGGGCTGCCCGCGGGCACGCGCACGCTCGAGCTGCGGGCGATCGGGTTCGCGGCGCGCCGCGTGGCCGTCGATCTCTCCACCGACCGCACCGGCAGCGTGGACGTGCGCATGGAGCGGACGGCGGTGGCCCTCGGCCCGGTGACGGTCTTCGGCACCCCGTCCCGGCAGTCGCCGCTGCTCACCGAGTTCCTCGACCGCCAGCGCCACAATGCCTTCGGCCGGTTCCTGACCGCCGCGGACCTCGATCGCGCGAAACCGACGGTGCTCTCCGCCGCGCTGCGCGACGTACCGGGGCTGCAGATCACGCCCGACGGGCACCTCGGCAACATGATCCTCGGCCGCGGGAAGCTCGGCAGCGGCACCTGCCAGGCGCTCCTGTTCCTGGACGGGATGCCGGTCCCGCCCGGCGACCGGATCGACGACTTCGTCGACCCCCAGCAGGTGGCGGGGATCGAGGTCTACGCCGACCCGGCCTACGCCCCGCCGCAGTACGCGAGCGGCCGGCTGACCAGCTGCAGCATCGTGCTGATCTGGTCCCGCCACTAG
- a CDS encoding mannose-1-phosphate guanylyltransferase, which yields MVPPIPGSIPPFGGIPESVEAESDAVGTLPSEQPEPEDALQTGLTLWAIVLAGGIGSRFWPLSTPERPKQLLALVGERPLIADTIARLAPTVPADRVLVLTSADIADALHAAIPEVPDANMLVEPRPMGTAAAIAWGAQEIARRVGPRTLFVALHADLAVAYPDELRRLLKRAAAIAARDASIVALGAEPTRPESGFGYLMPAAPLEGDDARRTAPFHVRRFVEKPGPILAEELIAERAFWHTGILVAQAGTMLDALAERTTELQPGLAALAAGKLDRFAGLIQSVSIERGLLERSENVVVLPGEFGWDDVGTWAALRRVRELDDTGNGVWGAAHVVDSSSCVVHADGGTVVLYGVSGMLVVSRPGLTFVTTLDRATELNPLLDQLPDGLAGRSPRRPEI from the coding sequence ATGGTCCCACCGATCCCCGGTTCTATTCCGCCGTTCGGTGGGATCCCCGAGTCGGTCGAGGCAGAGTCGGACGCGGTGGGCACGCTGCCGAGCGAGCAGCCGGAGCCGGAAGACGCGCTGCAGACCGGCCTAACGCTGTGGGCCATCGTGCTCGCCGGCGGCATCGGCTCGCGCTTCTGGCCGCTCTCCACGCCGGAGCGCCCGAAGCAGCTGCTCGCGCTCGTCGGCGAGCGCCCGCTCATCGCCGACACGATCGCGCGGCTCGCGCCCACGGTGCCGGCGGACCGCGTGCTCGTGCTCACGAGCGCCGACATCGCCGATGCGCTGCACGCGGCGATCCCCGAGGTGCCCGACGCGAACATGCTCGTCGAGCCGCGCCCGATGGGCACCGCCGCGGCGATCGCGTGGGGCGCGCAGGAGATCGCGCGCCGCGTCGGCCCACGCACGTTGTTCGTCGCGCTGCACGCCGACCTCGCGGTGGCGTACCCCGACGAGCTGCGCCGACTGCTGAAGCGCGCCGCCGCGATCGCCGCGCGCGACGCGTCGATCGTCGCGTTAGGCGCCGAGCCGACGCGCCCCGAGTCGGGGTTCGGCTACCTCATGCCCGCGGCGCCGCTCGAGGGCGACGACGCGCGGCGCACGGCGCCGTTCCACGTGCGCCGCTTCGTCGAGAAGCCGGGCCCGATCCTGGCCGAGGAGCTCATCGCGGAGCGCGCGTTCTGGCACACCGGGATCCTCGTCGCGCAGGCGGGGACGATGCTCGACGCGCTCGCCGAGCGGACCACGGAGCTGCAGCCGGGGCTCGCCGCGCTCGCCGCCGGCAAGCTCGATCGCTTCGCTGGGCTCATCCAGAGCGTGTCGATCGAGCGCGGCCTGCTCGAGCGGAGCGAGAACGTCGTCGTGCTCCCCGGCGAGTTCGGATGGGACGACGTCGGGACGTGGGCCGCGCTGCGGCGCGTGCGGGAGCTGGACGACACGGGGAACGGCGTATGGGGCGCCGCGCACGTCGTCGACTCGTCGTCGTGCGTCGTCCACGCCGACGGCGGCACGGTGGTGCTGTACGGCGTGTCGGGAATGCTCGTCGTGTCGCGCCCCGGGCTCACGTTCGTGACGACGCTCGACCGCGCGACGGAGCTCAATCCACTGCTCGACCAGCTGCCGGACGGACTCGCGGGGCGCTCGCCGCGTCGACCGGAGATCTGA
- a CDS encoding TonB family protein: protein MRFQPLRSPLGRPTLSAAALFLVGTVPARAQTPAATVASTASTDSLVPVEGRVRGPDGLAIASAEVTITPRPNGAAVTLARRLYSDDSGTFKFPPLPRGPATLSVRRIGFKPVTVETELPVSMPLSVRLETTSQTLSAVVIQDRRRHYEGPLADFNRRRDFGMGRFLTAGQIDARNAIRTTDLLRGVPGVQVFNGLRGTSLRLRGSRCDPLVWIDGTPALAGYFDIDAFAPNSLGGIEIYNGVSEVPVELRGPRGEERCGVVAVWSRLPERRPKQSKRKPMTAEEINALLASATVYTAEQVDRPVVVDSQVPVEAYYPDSLKQSKLSGVAVVEFVVDTEGRVETETINVVQASHPGFARAAREAVFSARFIPALLRGRAVRQIVQLPIQFQSTAAGKR, encoded by the coding sequence ATGCGCTTCCAACCACTTCGCTCGCCCCTCGGTCGTCCCACCCTGAGTGCGGCGGCACTGTTCCTCGTCGGCACGGTTCCGGCGCGGGCGCAGACACCGGCGGCGACCGTCGCGTCCACCGCCTCCACCGACTCGCTCGTTCCCGTCGAGGGGCGCGTGCGCGGACCCGACGGACTTGCCATCGCGAGCGCCGAGGTCACCATCACGCCGAGGCCGAACGGCGCCGCCGTGACGCTCGCGCGTCGGCTGTACAGCGACGACTCGGGCACGTTCAAGTTCCCGCCGCTCCCGCGCGGACCCGCCACGCTCTCGGTGCGCCGCATCGGCTTCAAGCCCGTCACCGTGGAGACCGAGCTGCCGGTCTCGATGCCGCTGTCGGTGCGGCTCGAGACGACGTCGCAGACGCTGTCGGCGGTCGTCATCCAGGACAGGCGTCGACACTACGAGGGGCCGCTCGCCGACTTCAACCGCCGCCGCGACTTCGGCATGGGCCGCTTCCTCACCGCCGGGCAGATCGACGCGCGCAACGCGATCCGGACGACGGATCTGCTGCGCGGCGTCCCCGGCGTGCAGGTGTTCAACGGCCTGCGCGGCACGTCGCTGCGCCTGCGCGGGAGCCGCTGCGACCCGCTCGTGTGGATCGACGGCACGCCGGCGCTCGCCGGCTACTTCGACATCGACGCGTTCGCGCCGAACTCGCTCGGCGGCATCGAGATCTACAACGGCGTGAGCGAGGTGCCGGTGGAGCTGCGCGGCCCGCGCGGCGAGGAGCGATGCGGCGTCGTCGCCGTGTGGTCGCGTCTCCCGGAGCGTCGGCCCAAACAGAGCAAGCGCAAGCCGATGACCGCCGAGGAGATCAACGCGCTGCTCGCGTCGGCGACCGTGTACACCGCGGAGCAGGTGGACCGACCGGTGGTGGTCGACTCGCAGGTGCCGGTCGAGGCGTACTACCCGGACTCGCTGAAGCAGAGCAAGCTGTCGGGCGTCGCGGTCGTCGAGTTCGTGGTCGACACCGAGGGGCGCGTGGAGACGGAGACCATCAACGTCGTGCAGGCGTCGCACCCCGGCTTCGCGCGCGCCGCCCGCGAGGCGGTGTTCTCGGCGCGCTTCATTCCCGCCCTGCTTCGCGGCCGCGCGGTGCGGCAGATCGTGCAGCTGCCGATCCAGTTCCAGTCGACGGCGGCCGGGAAGCGTTAG
- a CDS encoding PEP-CTERM sorting domain-containing protein (PEP-CTERM proteins occur, often in large numbers, in the proteomes of bacteria that also encode an exosortase, a predicted intramembrane cysteine proteinase. The presence of a PEP-CTERM domain at a protein's C-terminus predicts cleavage within the sorting domain, followed by covalent anchoring to some some component of the (usually Gram-negative) cell surface. Many PEP-CTERM proteins exhibit an unusual sequence composition that includes large numbers of potential glycosylation sites. Expression of one such protein has been shown restore the ability of a bacterium to form floc, a type of biofilm.) has translation MSTLRSALTTCLLGASVALAFSAPTTLHAQPLCAPGTWSPTGRQPCTPAPAGYYVLTKGATSPTIAPPGTYVPAAGAVKPTPARAGFFVPLPGSTVRFPAELGFYSSGERPIAEVPAAPGYFVPTTMATHQTLCAAQTTSYGQAPACRFIGGAGTPVPGSVEPEFASSFTPGSTIDLGLLAQGSTFTLHWWIANTSTALQSIYGGMPSAPQVLELTQLSLLGVTASPAPQVLTTILGLPAGTVLGEGGLEPFDVAITGVARGAFTQTLSFHTDATAGFGQPGATYDVQFTGTVTPEPSSLSLVALGALGLGAAVVRRRRRA, from the coding sequence ATGTCGACTCTTCGCTCCGCTCTCACGACGTGCCTGCTCGGCGCATCCGTGGCGCTGGCGTTCTCCGCTCCGACCACGCTGCACGCGCAGCCGCTCTGCGCCCCCGGCACCTGGAGCCCGACGGGGCGGCAGCCGTGTACGCCGGCGCCGGCCGGCTACTACGTCCTCACGAAAGGGGCGACGTCACCCACCATCGCCCCGCCGGGCACCTACGTGCCGGCCGCCGGCGCCGTGAAGCCGACGCCGGCCCGCGCCGGCTTCTTCGTGCCGCTCCCCGGCAGCACGGTGCGCTTCCCCGCGGAGCTGGGCTTCTACTCGTCCGGCGAGCGTCCGATCGCCGAGGTGCCAGCCGCTCCGGGCTACTTCGTGCCGACGACGATGGCGACGCACCAGACGCTCTGCGCCGCGCAGACGACGTCGTACGGCCAGGCGCCCGCCTGCCGCTTCATCGGCGGCGCCGGCACGCCGGTCCCGGGCTCGGTCGAGCCGGAGTTCGCGTCGTCGTTCACGCCGGGGTCCACGATCGACCTCGGGCTGCTGGCGCAAGGCTCGACGTTCACGCTGCACTGGTGGATCGCGAACACGTCGACCGCGCTGCAGAGCATCTACGGCGGCATGCCCTCGGCGCCCCAGGTGCTCGAGCTCACGCAGCTCTCGCTGCTCGGCGTGACGGCGTCGCCCGCGCCGCAGGTGCTCACCACGATCCTCGGGCTGCCCGCGGGCACGGTGCTCGGCGAGGGCGGGCTGGAGCCGTTCGACGTCGCGATCACCGGCGTCGCGCGCGGCGCGTTCACGCAGACGCTCTCGTTCCACACCGACGCGACGGCCGGCTTCGGCCAGCCGGGGGCGACGTACGACGTGCAGTTCACCGGCACGGTGACGCCGGAGCCGTCGTCGCTGTCGCTCGTCGCGCTCGGCGCGCTTGGCCTCGGCGCCGCCGTCGTGCGGCGCCGCCGCCGCGCCTGA
- a CDS encoding TlpA family protein disulfide reductase yields the protein MRRLLLAAVSLLLAAPVAARAQDIGLEIGTQAPPAAVQTLDGKPANLSQFIGQGPVLIEFWATWCPNCRALEPQMQAVARKYAGRLRIVGVAVSVNQSPERVRAYVAKHALPGTFVFDTKGAATGAYDVPATSYILVLDRAGKVVYTGQGSEQNLEAAIRKAL from the coding sequence ATGCGACGACTCCTTCTCGCCGCCGTCTCCCTCCTGCTCGCCGCTCCGGTCGCCGCTCGGGCGCAGGACATCGGCCTCGAGATCGGCACCCAGGCCCCGCCGGCCGCCGTCCAGACGCTCGACGGCAAGCCCGCGAACCTCTCCCAGTTCATCGGCCAGGGGCCGGTGCTCATCGAGTTCTGGGCGACGTGGTGCCCGAACTGCCGCGCGCTCGAGCCGCAGATGCAGGCCGTGGCCCGGAAGTACGCGGGCCGGCTGCGCATCGTCGGAGTGGCGGTATCCGTGAACCAGTCGCCCGAGCGGGTGAGGGCGTACGTCGCGAAGCACGCGCTGCCGGGGACGTTCGTCTTCGATACGAAGGGCGCCGCGACGGGCGCCTACGACGTGCCGGCGACCTCCTACATCCTCGTCCTCGACCGCGCCGGAAAGGTCGTCTACACCGGCCAGGGCAGCGAGCAGAATCTCGAGGCGGCGATCAGAAAGGCGCTCTGA
- a CDS encoding cytochrome c biogenesis protein CcdA, whose product MEPGLAAQLSANPVAAIPVLFGAGVLTSLTPCVYPMIPITAAIVGGQSVAGGDAAVGVRGTRWRPVALTLVYVLGVALVYSALGLFAGMTGSLFGAISTNRWALLAMGNLLLLAALAMLDVLPVRVPAWLMNRAATAGAGGRFVGAFVMGAMSGLVAAPCSAPVMAAVLTWVASTRSAGIGFLYLFVFSLGMCTLLVAVGVSSGAVARLPRAGMWMVWVKRVFAVAMIGAAEYYFIQAGTVWL is encoded by the coding sequence ATGGAACCCGGACTGGCCGCGCAACTGTCGGCGAACCCCGTCGCCGCGATCCCCGTGCTGTTCGGCGCGGGCGTGCTGACGAGCCTCACGCCGTGCGTCTACCCGATGATCCCGATCACCGCGGCGATCGTCGGCGGGCAGTCGGTGGCCGGCGGCGACGCGGCGGTCGGCGTGCGCGGCACGCGCTGGCGGCCGGTCGCGCTCACGCTCGTGTACGTGCTCGGCGTCGCCCTCGTGTACTCCGCGCTCGGGCTGTTCGCCGGGATGACCGGGTCGCTGTTCGGCGCCATCAGCACGAACCGGTGGGCGCTGCTCGCGATGGGCAACCTGCTGCTCCTCGCCGCGCTCGCGATGCTCGACGTGCTCCCGGTGCGGGTGCCGGCGTGGCTCATGAACCGCGCGGCGACCGCCGGCGCCGGCGGACGCTTCGTCGGCGCGTTCGTCATGGGCGCCATGTCGGGGCTCGTCGCCGCCCCCTGCTCCGCCCCGGTCATGGCCGCCGTGCTCACCTGGGTCGCCTCGACGCGCAGCGCGGGGATCGGGTTCCTCTACCTGTTCGTCTTCTCGCTCGGCATGTGCACGCTGCTCGTCGCGGTCGGCGTCTCCAGCGGCGCGGTGGCGCGGCTGCCGCGGGCCGGGATGTGGATGGTGTGGGTGAAGCGGGTGTTCGCCGTCGCCATGATCGGTGCTGCGGAGTACTACTTCATCCAGGCCGGCACGGTCTGGCTCTGA